One Parasphingorhabdus cellanae genomic region harbors:
- a CDS encoding haloalkane dehalogenase has protein sequence MTINAVRTPDERFADIPDFDYPVHYAEDLPGYEGLRAAWIDEGARDADRTFLCLHGEPSWSFLYRRMMPVFLESGARVVAPDFFGFGRSDKPTELDDYTFDFHRNYILALVERLDLKNITLVVQDWGGLIGLTLPVDDAFKARLSRLIVMNTGLGLGRTPGDGFNAWKEFALNTPEFKTGQIIASGTPHLTEQEIAAYDAPFPDATYQAGARKFPALVPVSPEMDGVEVSTQAAVFWKDEWQGDSFMAIGDADPVLGPPAMLKLQKLINGCPAPMMIEGGGHFVQEWGEPIARAALEAFGDV, from the coding sequence ATGACCATAAATGCCGTCCGCACGCCCGATGAACGCTTCGCCGATATTCCTGATTTTGATTACCCAGTTCATTATGCAGAGGATTTGCCGGGCTATGAGGGGCTTCGCGCTGCTTGGATTGATGAAGGTGCGAGAGATGCAGACCGTACGTTTTTATGCTTACATGGAGAACCGAGTTGGTCGTTTCTTTACCGCCGGATGATGCCGGTTTTTCTCGAAAGCGGCGCGCGCGTTGTTGCACCTGATTTTTTCGGCTTTGGCCGATCCGACAAGCCGACTGAGCTGGATGATTACACGTTTGATTTTCACCGTAACTATATTCTTGCATTAGTCGAACGACTGGACCTGAAGAATATTACGCTAGTTGTGCAGGATTGGGGCGGGTTGATTGGCTTGACGCTACCTGTCGACGATGCCTTCAAAGCACGCCTGTCACGGTTGATCGTCATGAATACAGGGCTTGGTTTGGGCCGCACGCCGGGTGATGGCTTTAATGCATGGAAAGAATTTGCCCTCAACACGCCGGAGTTCAAAACCGGTCAAATTATCGCCAGTGGCACGCCGCATCTCACCGAGCAGGAAATTGCAGCTTACGATGCGCCGTTTCCAGACGCTACCTATCAGGCAGGCGCGCGCAAATTTCCCGCTCTTGTCCCGGTGTCGCCCGAAATGGATGGGGTAGAAGTTAGCACGCAAGCTGCCGTTTTCTGGAAAGATGAATGGCAAGGTGACAGCTTCATGGCTATCGGCGATGCCGACCCGGTGCTTGGCCCACCTGCCATGCTTAAATTACAAAAGCTGATCAACGGCTGCCCCGCACCGATGATGATCGAAGGTGGCGGCCACTTTGTGCAGGAATGGGGAGAGCCCATTGCCCGGGCGGCACTCGAAGCATTTGGTGATGTCTAG
- a CDS encoding LytR/AlgR family response regulator transcription factor: MSDGLDRIFIRPLTAAQALLVAFALTLVSSLYCVIYTTLAGRGEPLIDGIIWAALNIVPWLICFEAAKRLRSWSVRLGIVVIFAAGMSYLDSIFFDSDVVFELTRRLPGAAIIVGMLALSWVLKRFVSDRAMAKKLVSSNELPLLIDQIDWVMAAGNYVELHGSGKPILHRMSISAMESLLSAHDFVRIHRSVLVRRRNIQDLTGNIVTLNNGLTFKTGNRYRSALL; this comes from the coding sequence TTGAGCGACGGTTTGGACAGAATTTTCATTCGCCCCTTGACTGCTGCCCAGGCTTTGCTCGTGGCATTTGCTCTCACGCTAGTATCATCTTTATATTGCGTGATTTACACCACGCTTGCTGGGCGAGGTGAACCCCTGATCGATGGGATTATCTGGGCTGCGCTCAATATCGTTCCATGGTTGATATGTTTTGAAGCTGCAAAGCGGCTCAGATCATGGTCCGTTCGATTGGGCATCGTGGTTATCTTCGCCGCCGGAATGTCGTATCTGGATAGCATATTTTTTGACAGTGATGTGGTGTTTGAGCTGACCAGACGATTGCCGGGTGCAGCGATTATCGTGGGAATGCTAGCACTGTCATGGGTATTGAAGCGTTTCGTATCGGACCGTGCCATGGCCAAAAAACTGGTTTCCTCAAACGAGCTGCCCCTCCTTATCGACCAGATTGATTGGGTCATGGCCGCTGGCAATTATGTTGAATTACACGGATCAGGGAAACCGATATTGCACCGGATGTCGATCTCCGCGATGGAAAGTCTCTTATCCGCGCATGATTTTGTTCGGATCCACCGATCCGTTCTCGTTCGGCGGCGAAATATTCAGGATTTAACCGGCAACATTGTCACTCTAAATAATGGCCTGACCTTCAAGACTGGTAATCGTTACCGTTCGGCTTTGCTGTAA
- a CDS encoding alpha/beta hydrolase encodes MRQILTGLVLAMAMAGLNGNPIYAQTRVTGGLETASDGPLEQTKGLETEYGTITTQEGLRLRSILTRPEGTSERLPVIFVTQWVSCDTIVFPGERDTQLRLLAQQSGMVMIRIERSGTGDSEGAGCDKLDYDTEVRHYREALVQAKQHPWVNPQRVVILGSSLGSTTAPLVAQNNDVAGVVVQGGGAVTYLERMINFERLYVERSGAVKPENIHPEMLQRIAFLQHYLIGQKTPDEVVSDNPELAGIWQKIRGTNADDHYGRPFAWHWQAAEKNFLAAWLSLDVPVLVVFGEYEQFETRHGHRMIVDMINRRSHAQAEWLEIKQADHGLALYPDKYAAYAYQNRATAHQLYVAPVSQWLSRVVGSSD; translated from the coding sequence ATGCGACAAATTTTGACAGGGTTGGTCCTCGCAATGGCGATGGCCGGTTTAAACGGGAATCCGATATACGCCCAGACCCGGGTAACAGGAGGTCTGGAAACAGCATCGGACGGGCCGTTGGAACAGACCAAGGGATTGGAAACCGAATATGGGACGATCACCACTCAAGAGGGCTTGCGCCTACGCAGCATTCTTACCCGCCCCGAAGGGACCAGTGAGCGATTGCCGGTAATATTTGTGACCCAATGGGTTTCTTGCGACACGATAGTCTTTCCCGGCGAGCGCGACACCCAATTGCGGTTGCTTGCGCAACAGTCCGGGATGGTCATGATCCGCATCGAGCGCTCCGGAACCGGTGATAGCGAAGGGGCAGGCTGTGATAAGCTCGATTATGATACAGAGGTGCGGCACTATCGCGAGGCTTTAGTCCAGGCCAAGCAGCATCCATGGGTAAATCCGCAGCGGGTGGTTATTCTGGGGTCAAGTCTGGGCTCAACGACAGCTCCTCTGGTTGCTCAAAATAATGATGTCGCTGGTGTAGTCGTGCAAGGTGGCGGCGCGGTCACCTATCTGGAACGCATGATAAACTTCGAACGCTTATATGTGGAACGATCTGGTGCTGTGAAACCGGAAAATATTCATCCTGAAATGCTCCAGCGAATAGCGTTTCTTCAGCATTATTTAATCGGTCAGAAAACGCCGGATGAAGTCGTATCAGACAATCCTGAACTGGCGGGCATATGGCAGAAAATCCGCGGGACAAATGCCGACGATCATTATGGCCGACCATTTGCCTGGCATTGGCAGGCTGCGGAGAAAAATTTTCTTGCAGCCTGGTTGTCTCTTGATGTCCCCGTATTGGTCGTATTTGGCGAATATGAACAATTTGAAACCCGTCATGGGCATCGGATGATTGTCGATATGATTAACCGGCGTTCACATGCCCAAGCGGAATGGCTGGAGATAAAACAGGCTGATCATGGTTTGGCACTATATCCTGACAAATATGCTGCTTATGCTTATCAAAACCGTGCCACAGCGCATCAACTATATGTGGCCCCTGTCAGCCAGTGGCTTAGCCGGGTCGTCGGGTCGTCAGATTAA
- a CDS encoding S1/P1 nuclease has protein sequence MFKKLLILALLLSPTPAFAWGAYAHRTIAGIAEQNIDPVTKARMNSLFRSAALLGTPQCDLKNIGDASVWPDCIRRDRLRWNYTSPWHYQNVDICKPFDLKSACRNGNCVSAQIDRNAALLKDKALPAHVRLEALTFLVHFVGDMHMPLHSGDRSDRGGNDVSAAYGAIEGRMNLHWLWDGPLAERAITDGPEMVRVYSAEEKSDKSFGTTDFWAMQAWQIARDYSYTTVEDQPSCGPKLTRRGKVDNDEIRMLIPTARLQIERSGLRLARLLEESLN, from the coding sequence ATGTTTAAAAAACTTCTCATTCTCGCTTTGTTGCTTTCACCAACGCCTGCTTTCGCATGGGGCGCCTATGCCCATCGCACAATTGCCGGGATCGCGGAGCAGAATATTGACCCGGTTACTAAAGCGCGGATGAATAGCTTGTTCCGGTCCGCTGCTTTGTTGGGAACCCCGCAATGCGATCTTAAAAATATCGGTGATGCCAGCGTCTGGCCTGATTGCATACGCCGGGACCGGTTGCGGTGGAATTACACCAGCCCCTGGCATTATCAGAATGTCGATATCTGCAAGCCCTTTGATCTGAAAAGCGCATGCCGCAACGGCAATTGCGTATCCGCTCAAATTGACCGTAATGCGGCGTTGCTCAAGGACAAGGCGCTGCCCGCCCACGTTCGGCTGGAAGCGTTAACCTTTCTGGTACATTTCGTAGGTGACATGCATATGCCGCTCCACAGCGGTGATCGCAGCGATCGCGGCGGCAACGATGTCAGCGCTGCTTATGGCGCTATCGAAGGCCGCATGAACCTGCATTGGTTGTGGGACGGCCCGCTGGCAGAACGGGCTATTACAGATGGACCAGAAATGGTGCGCGTCTATAGCGCAGAGGAAAAATCCGATAAATCATTCGGAACTACCGACTTTTGGGCCATGCAGGCTTGGCAAATTGCACGCGACTACAGTTACACGACGGTTGAGGACCAACCATCTTGTGGTCCGAAACTTACGCGCCGGGGCAAAGTGGACAATGATGAAATCCGGATGCTGATCCCGACCGCGCGACTCCAGATAGAACGATCTGGCCTGCGACTCGCAAGACTGCTCGAAGAATCTCTAAATTAA
- a CDS encoding COG3904 family protein: MNRYCKPLILLTAMLAVQGNTAPEIDAENPTCPAKPNWTSNKKMELTPVERGGTKVLLAEGVVDVDLPDRLKKTLSENPDITEIWLRSPGGHARAGNEAGRVIRELGGLMITRIPAGWTCFSACNFVFMGGRARIIEADGDFMVHMFTMTGDRNAINYSIEMGTDSTVELIGEVEQESALLATEDNDFLIRMGVSRKLLTDIMYKQKAVKTEGSDQSTRRCLTKAEALKYNVANVE, from the coding sequence ATGAACAGATATTGTAAACCATTGATATTGCTGACAGCGATGCTGGCTGTTCAAGGAAACACTGCACCTGAAATAGACGCGGAAAACCCGACATGCCCCGCGAAACCGAATTGGACCAGCAACAAGAAAATGGAGCTCACACCAGTGGAGCGCGGCGGAACGAAAGTTCTTTTGGCGGAAGGTGTGGTGGATGTTGATCTGCCCGATCGGTTAAAAAAGACATTATCGGAGAACCCCGATATTACCGAAATCTGGCTACGCTCTCCCGGTGGTCATGCGCGCGCTGGCAACGAGGCCGGCCGCGTCATCCGGGAATTAGGCGGCTTGATGATCACTCGCATTCCCGCCGGATGGACCTGTTTCAGCGCCTGCAATTTTGTCTTCATGGGCGGCCGTGCGCGGATCATAGAAGCGGATGGCGACTTCATGGTCCACATGTTCACCATGACCGGCGATCGCAACGCGATTAATTACAGCATTGAGATGGGCACCGACTCGACAGTGGAACTCATTGGTGAGGTCGAGCAGGAAAGTGCGCTTCTTGCTACCGAAGATAACGACTTTCTGATCCGGATGGGTGTATCGCGCAAATTGTTGACCGACATTATGTACAAGCAGAAGGCGGTAAAAACGGAAGGATCAGACCAATCCACCCGCCGGTGCCTCACCAAAGCGGAAGCGCTTAAATATAACGTTGCAAATGTGGAGTAG
- a CDS encoding GMC family oxidoreductase yields MAEYDIIVIGGGSAGSAVAGRLSEDGKRSVCLIEAGGNNNNFLVKTPGMMPFLLKNANWRFDTVPQKGLNGRIGYQPRGRGLGGSSAINAMVYIRGNKWDYDNWAALGCEGWSYDDVLPYFKKSEGNERGGDDYHGGDGPLSVSDQKWLNPGSVAFVEAARNLQIPVLDDFNGAEQEGMGVYQVTQKDGERWSAARAYVEPGRKRQNLDIKTKSLVEKLIVDQGRVTGVQIKHGLKRETLSAKGAVVLSAGAFGSPHILQLSGIGPAEHLTEMGLKVAADKREVGANLKDHIDFVSGYQTESKELIGDSLQGTVRMGKAMIEHRMKRTGIMTTPYAEAGGFWSSDPDVPAPDIQYHFVPAMLEDHGREKVKGHGFSCHACVLRPYSKGTVRLGSTDPKSAPAIDPNFLDDDRDIATLRKGVRHMQRIMEAPPLTDFKPTNRHPIDMSNDDALDALIRERADTVYHPVGTCRMGSDDDAVVDSRLKFKGLDGLYIADASIMPEIISGNTNAPSIMIGERAADFIKADLV; encoded by the coding sequence ATGGCAGAATATGACATTATCGTCATCGGCGGCGGATCAGCAGGTAGCGCGGTTGCCGGACGGCTAAGCGAAGATGGCAAACGGTCCGTCTGCTTGATCGAAGCGGGCGGCAACAACAATAACTTCCTCGTCAAGACGCCGGGGATGATGCCATTTTTGTTGAAAAACGCAAATTGGCGGTTTGATACGGTGCCGCAAAAAGGGCTGAATGGCCGGATCGGCTATCAACCGCGCGGACGCGGGCTCGGCGGGTCCAGTGCGATCAATGCGATGGTCTATATTCGCGGCAATAAATGGGACTATGACAATTGGGCAGCTCTTGGCTGTGAAGGGTGGAGCTATGATGACGTCCTGCCCTATTTCAAGAAATCTGAAGGTAATGAGCGAGGCGGCGATGACTATCATGGCGGCGATGGCCCACTATCGGTCTCCGACCAGAAATGGCTGAACCCCGGCAGTGTTGCCTTTGTCGAAGCAGCGCGCAATTTGCAGATTCCAGTTCTGGATGACTTTAACGGCGCAGAGCAGGAAGGCATGGGCGTTTATCAAGTCACGCAGAAAGACGGCGAACGCTGGTCCGCCGCGCGCGCTTATGTCGAGCCGGGTCGCAAGCGGCAAAATCTGGATATCAAGACCAAGTCACTGGTTGAAAAGCTGATCGTCGATCAAGGCCGGGTTACCGGCGTGCAGATCAAACACGGCCTCAAGCGCGAAACGCTCTCCGCCAAGGGCGCTGTTGTGCTTTCCGCTGGGGCGTTTGGATCGCCGCATATCTTGCAATTGTCGGGCATCGGTCCGGCAGAGCATCTTACAGAAATGGGTCTGAAAGTTGCAGCCGACAAACGGGAAGTCGGCGCAAACCTGAAAGACCATATTGATTTTGTCTCGGGCTATCAGACGGAATCCAAAGAGCTGATCGGTGACTCGCTGCAAGGGACCGTGCGTATGGGCAAAGCGATGATTGAGCACCGTATGAAACGCACCGGCATAATGACCACCCCTTATGCCGAAGCAGGCGGCTTCTGGAGCTCTGACCCTGATGTGCCCGCACCGGATATCCAATATCATTTCGTACCCGCCATGCTGGAAGATCACGGCCGCGAAAAGGTCAAGGGCCATGGCTTTAGCTGTCACGCCTGCGTGCTGCGCCCGTACAGCAAGGGCACCGTGCGTTTGGGTTCCACCGATCCCAAATCAGCGCCCGCGATTGATCCCAATTTCCTCGATGATGACCGTGATATCGCAACCTTGCGTAAAGGTGTCAGGCATATGCAGCGGATTATGGAAGCGCCGCCGCTGACTGATTTCAAACCCACCAATCGGCATCCGATTGACATGAGCAACGATGACGCGCTCGATGCTCTAATTCGGGAGCGTGCTGATACCGTCTATCACCCTGTTGGCACCTGTCGCATGGGCAGTGATGATGATGCCGTGGTTGATAGCCGTCTGAAGTTTAAGGGTCTGGATGGGCTCTATATTGCTGATGCGTCAATCATGCCGGAGATAATCAGCGGAAATACCAATGCACCGAGCATCATGATTGGCGAACGGGCAGCAGACTTTATCAAGGCGGACTTGGTATAA
- a CDS encoding sterol desaturase family protein, whose protein sequence is MESFPSPTLWAIPFFVATVAGEWLWSRKNRHIRYETKDAMTSLLLGTGSLVAGVLTGGMVLALSLWVYEYRLFDFAIGWPHALWLIPLAFMLDDLAYYWFHRTAHRVRWFWAAHVIHHSSQHYNLTTALRQTWTGFFALSFIFRMPLFFLGFPPALIFFLAGVNLVYQYWIHTEAIDRMPRWFEAVMNTPSHHRVHHATNPRYLDRNYAGVFIIWDKMFGTFEPETAEEKIQYGIIKNLNSYNVLWAAFHEWIGIFKDLWSAPWRYKLNYLIKPPGWSHDGSRESSETIKKRWAKQERAAWQNMTLSSSAADQQVARLPDG, encoded by the coding sequence ATGGAGAGCTTTCCGTCCCCTACCCTTTGGGCGATTCCCTTTTTCGTGGCAACTGTCGCGGGTGAGTGGCTATGGAGCCGAAAGAACCGGCATATCCGCTATGAGACCAAAGACGCGATGACTTCACTGCTGCTCGGCACGGGCAGTCTGGTGGCCGGTGTCTTGACAGGTGGCATGGTGCTCGCACTGTCGCTTTGGGTTTACGAATATCGCCTGTTCGACTTCGCAATCGGTTGGCCGCATGCGTTGTGGCTGATCCCACTGGCTTTCATGCTCGACGATCTGGCTTATTACTGGTTCCATCGCACAGCGCACCGGGTTCGCTGGTTCTGGGCCGCGCATGTCATTCATCACAGCAGCCAACATTACAATCTGACCACTGCGCTGCGGCAAACCTGGACCGGCTTTTTTGCCCTCAGCTTCATCTTCCGCATGCCGCTATTCTTCCTCGGCTTTCCGCCCGCTTTGATTTTCTTCCTCGCGGGGGTGAATCTGGTCTATCAATATTGGATCCATACCGAAGCGATTGATCGGATGCCGCGCTGGTTTGAAGCGGTAATGAATACACCGTCCCACCACCGCGTCCATCATGCGACCAACCCGCGTTATCTCGACCGCAACTATGCCGGGGTCTTCATCATCTGGGACAAGATGTTCGGGACGTTCGAGCCAGAGACTGCGGAAGAGAAAATTCAATATGGCATCATCAAAAATCTGAACAGCTATAATGTCCTTTGGGCCGCCTTTCACGAGTGGATCGGTATCTTTAAGGATTTATGGTCAGCGCCTTGGCGTTATAAACTGAATTATCTGATAAAACCGCCCGGGTGGAGCCATGATGGTTCCCGAGAAAGCAGCGAAACCATAAAGAAACGCTGGGCAAAGCAGGAGAGAGCAGCATGGCAGAATATGACATTATCGTCATCGGCGGCGGATCAGCAGGTAGCGCGGTTGCCGGACGGCTAA
- a CDS encoding TIGR01244 family sulfur transferase, which yields MKIRHLVILLAVTACSTEQKASDDGVSPAAELLAEKEASTMFRSINEKVSVSPQITLEDIAAAKAEGVTLIVNNRPDGEEPSAPQSADIEAAAKAAGIDYVSIPITHSGFSAPQVDAMIAALAGAKGKTLAYCRSGTRSTLLWSLAQAKKGVSPDEIARLAGNAGYDITPVRAMVEALAGES from the coding sequence ATGAAAATCCGCCACTTAGTAATCCTGCTTGCAGTGACAGCATGCAGCACCGAGCAGAAAGCCTCGGACGACGGGGTCAGCCCTGCGGCCGAGCTATTAGCCGAAAAGGAAGCCTCCACCATGTTCCGCTCCATCAACGAGAAAGTCAGCGTATCTCCACAGATCACACTAGAGGACATCGCGGCCGCGAAAGCGGAAGGCGTGACTCTGATTGTCAATAACCGCCCCGATGGTGAGGAACCCAGCGCACCACAAAGCGCCGATATCGAAGCGGCGGCCAAGGCCGCCGGCATTGACTATGTTAGCATCCCGATCACCCATAGCGGCTTTTCCGCACCGCAGGTCGACGCCATGATCGCGGCTCTGGCTGGCGCCAAGGGCAAGACGCTGGCTTATTGCCGCTCTGGCACACGCTCGACCCTGCTATGGTCACTGGCACAAGCCAAGAAAGGCGTATCTCCTGACGAGATCGCGCGCCTCGCCGGTAATGCCGGGTATGATATCACGCCCGTGCGCGCGATGGTGGAGGCTTTGGCAGGTGAAAGCTGA
- the recQ gene encoding DNA helicase RecQ → MIENLLPLLKSTFGFNALRGVQDQVITRVMDRQNTLTVMPTGAGKSLCYQLPAIANEGTVVVISPLIALMHDQLRSAEAVGIRAATLTSADDNRAETIARLKAGELDLLYAAPERASGEHFRNLLEQTRISLFAIDEAHCVSEWGHDFRPDYRLLRPLLDHFSHVPRLALTATADAHTRDDILVQLGIEQDGLIIAGFDRPNIRYSISPRKGLTRQVADLVERIPGPGIIYATTRNATEKIADQIARTGRSARAYHAGLPPEIRQRNQADFVASEDMVMVATIAFGMGIDKPDVRFVAHAGLPKSIEAYYQETGRAGRDGDPAEAHMFWGAEDFAKARQRLTEVDEQRLSSERTRLAALGGLVEAAGCRRAILLKHFGEEPPKSCGNCDNCLNAPITRNVTELARKFLSAVYRTGQSFGVGHLEAVLTGKQEDKVLSRGHDRLSVFDIVDGEEAPLIKPVSRSLLLRDALRNTEHGGLMFGPEARAILKGEAEVAIVEPPKRERKKRRSGSSPNPVGDPLFDALRAKRMELAKEQGVPPYVIFHDSVLRDMTGFKPRSLSALAELPGIGAAKLEKYGDPFLTVIQQVTEAQEESV, encoded by the coding sequence ATGATCGAAAATCTCTTACCGCTGCTGAAATCAACCTTTGGGTTCAATGCACTTCGCGGCGTGCAGGATCAGGTAATTACGCGCGTGATGGACCGGCAGAATACACTGACCGTGATGCCAACCGGCGCTGGCAAGTCTTTATGTTACCAACTCCCGGCGATTGCCAATGAAGGCACGGTAGTCGTGATCTCTCCATTAATCGCGTTGATGCACGATCAACTGCGGAGCGCCGAAGCGGTGGGCATCCGGGCGGCAACCTTGACCTCGGCTGATGACAATCGCGCCGAAACTATTGCCCGTCTGAAAGCAGGCGAGCTGGACCTGCTCTACGCGGCTCCAGAACGCGCCTCCGGTGAGCATTTCCGCAATCTGCTGGAACAGACCAGGATTTCACTGTTTGCGATTGATGAAGCGCATTGCGTATCGGAATGGGGACATGACTTCCGGCCTGATTACCGACTGCTGCGCCCCTTGCTAGATCATTTTAGCCACGTGCCGCGCCTCGCGCTAACAGCCACCGCAGATGCCCATACTCGCGATGATATCTTGGTCCAGCTCGGTATCGAACAAGACGGTTTGATTATTGCCGGTTTTGACCGCCCCAACATCCGTTACAGTATTTCGCCGCGCAAAGGCCTGACCCGGCAAGTCGCCGATCTCGTTGAGCGCATTCCAGGACCTGGCATTATCTACGCGACAACTCGCAACGCAACCGAGAAAATAGCGGATCAGATTGCTCGGACTGGCCGCAGCGCGCGCGCCTACCATGCTGGACTCCCGCCCGAAATCCGGCAACGTAATCAAGCAGATTTTGTCGCCTCGGAAGACATGGTGATGGTGGCGACCATTGCTTTCGGTATGGGAATCGACAAACCTGATGTGCGCTTTGTAGCGCATGCCGGTCTACCCAAATCCATTGAGGCCTATTATCAAGAAACCGGCCGCGCAGGGCGTGATGGCGATCCCGCAGAAGCGCATATGTTCTGGGGCGCCGAAGATTTTGCCAAAGCGCGACAAAGGCTGACAGAAGTTGACGAGCAGCGGTTGAGCAGCGAACGGACGAGGTTGGCAGCCCTCGGCGGACTAGTCGAGGCAGCGGGATGCCGCCGGGCGATATTGCTGAAACATTTTGGCGAAGAGCCTCCCAAAAGCTGCGGCAATTGCGACAATTGTCTGAACGCACCAATTACCCGCAATGTCACAGAGCTTGCGCGCAAGTTTCTATCTGCCGTTTATCGCACTGGTCAGAGTTTCGGTGTCGGCCATCTCGAAGCTGTCCTGACCGGCAAGCAGGAAGATAAAGTTCTATCACGCGGGCATGACCGGTTATCGGTCTTTGACATTGTTGATGGCGAAGAAGCGCCGCTCATCAAACCAGTCTCGCGCTCGTTGTTGCTGCGCGATGCGCTGCGCAATACCGAGCATGGCGGGCTCATGTTCGGGCCAGAAGCGCGCGCGATATTGAAAGGCGAAGCGGAGGTTGCGATTGTCGAGCCGCCCAAACGTGAACGTAAGAAACGGCGCAGCGGTTCTTCTCCCAATCCGGTTGGCGACCCGCTGTTTGATGCCTTGCGGGCCAAGCGGATGGAGCTCGCCAAGGAACAAGGCGTGCCGCCCTATGTAATTTTCCACGACAGCGTATTACGTGACATGACGGGCTTCAAACCGCGCAGCCTGTCTGCGCTAGCGGAGCTCCCCGGAATTGGCGCAGCGAAGCTTGAAAAATATGGCGACCCGTTTCTGACCGTGATTCAGCAGGTTACCGAAGCGCAGGAGGAAAGCGTGTGA
- a CDS encoding spinster family MFS transporter, with product MAGLETTAANKLSASSRYPNYVLGVLFVVTMLNFLDRQIISILAEPVKRDLGLTDTQIGLMTGLSFAIFYTTLAIPVAALADKWNRSRIIAIAIAIWSAMTVLCGLATNFVQLFLARVGVGVGEAGSAPASHSLIADLFPPERRAGALGILGMSVPIGAFIAYAGGGWVAENFSWRVAFLMAGLPGIIIALVIWFTVPDPRGNVSLAAAFKPDPDKVGLKEALKELSSKPAYWHLVAAGVLVQFVSYGLASFYGGLFVRVHEIGYGELGWKLGVMVGVSGGFGAWVGGKAGDYFGKLRPTLPLLVAALIMVLAAPGMIWAIYGPSANVAVILLAIPTFAATFYYGPNFAALQKLASDETRAMAVAIYLLIAGIIGLGVGPVFVGILSDTFAGELGEAAALQRALAILALFNIWAGFHFWRATRSMPE from the coding sequence ATGGCCGGCCTAGAGACCACCGCAGCAAACAAATTATCGGCTTCCAGTCGTTATCCCAATTATGTGCTTGGCGTATTGTTTGTTGTGACGATGCTCAATTTCCTTGATCGGCAGATTATTTCGATTTTGGCGGAACCTGTAAAACGCGATTTGGGGCTCACCGACACGCAAATTGGTCTCATGACCGGGCTCTCATTTGCGATTTTCTACACCACGCTCGCCATCCCAGTCGCGGCGCTTGCGGACAAATGGAACCGCAGTCGGATCATTGCTATCGCCATTGCCATCTGGTCCGCGATGACGGTGCTCTGCGGGCTTGCCACCAATTTCGTACAACTCTTTCTTGCACGCGTTGGTGTCGGCGTTGGGGAAGCCGGGTCTGCACCTGCCTCTCATTCGCTAATTGCTGATCTGTTTCCGCCAGAACGCCGTGCTGGCGCGCTTGGCATATTGGGTATGTCCGTACCGATTGGCGCCTTTATCGCTTATGCCGGTGGCGGCTGGGTTGCCGAAAACTTCAGCTGGCGCGTGGCTTTCCTGATGGCTGGCTTGCCGGGTATCATCATCGCGCTGGTCATCTGGTTCACCGTTCCTGATCCGCGCGGCAATGTATCACTGGCTGCGGCCTTCAAGCCCGACCCCGATAAGGTGGGCCTTAAAGAAGCGCTCAAAGAGCTGTCTTCCAAACCCGCCTATTGGCATCTGGTTGCCGCCGGTGTGCTGGTGCAATTTGTCTCGTACGGACTTGCCAGTTTTTATGGCGGCCTGTTCGTTCGGGTGCATGAGATCGGCTATGGCGAACTGGGTTGGAAGCTCGGCGTCATGGTTGGCGTTTCTGGCGGCTTTGGCGCATGGGTAGGCGGGAAAGCCGGTGACTATTTTGGCAAGCTTCGCCCGACGCTGCCGCTTTTGGTTGCTGCACTGATCATGGTGCTTGCTGCCCCAGGTATGATCTGGGCAATCTATGGGCCAAGCGCCAATGTCGCCGTCATTTTGCTTGCCATCCCGACCTTTGCCGCGACTTTTTACTATGGCCCCAATTTCGCGGCGTTGCAGAAATTGGCGAGTGACGAGACCCGCGCCATGGCGGTGGCGATTTATCTGCTGATCGCGGGGATTATCGGTTTGGGAGTTGGTCCGGTCTTTGTCGGTATCCTGTCGGACACATTTGCCGGTGAACTTGGTGAAGCCGCAGCCTTGCAGCGAGCCCTTGCCATATTGGCGCTGTTCAATATCTGGGCCGGTTTTCATTTCTGGCGCGCTACGCGGTCCATGCCCGAGTGA